The following are from one region of the Candidatus Polarisedimenticolaceae bacterium genome:
- a CDS encoding CPBP family intramembrane glutamic endopeptidase, with the protein MPIGFAGIYHLALFGLLIPFAAVRSARRIDSRRLPPKAAHFISTVVTLLVFFGLSLLVSVRERIVLFPRAAPPLWTITAGGAVLVALVGLMRPIWKSRVAARARKIWLFMPRTPRERALWVACSLAAGLAEEVTYRGVMYVLLWRLTGHPLPAVLIASIVFGVSHWLQGWKGMSIITSIALAMHGLVWISGSLYVAIAVHALYDVAAGLFYAKYGDELGYPLEPLPPPAPAS; encoded by the coding sequence ATGCCGATCGGCTTCGCCGGGATCTACCACTTGGCGCTCTTCGGGCTGTTGATCCCGTTCGCGGCGGTGCGTTCGGCGCGCCGCATCGACTCCCGGCGGCTCCCACCGAAGGCTGCCCACTTCATCTCCACGGTCGTCACGCTCCTCGTCTTCTTCGGCCTCTCGCTCCTCGTGTCGGTCAGGGAGCGGATCGTCCTCTTCCCTCGAGCGGCCCCGCCGCTCTGGACGATCACCGCCGGCGGTGCGGTGCTCGTGGCGCTCGTCGGGCTCATGCGCCCCATCTGGAAGAGCCGTGTGGCCGCGCGGGCTCGGAAAATCTGGCTCTTCATGCCGCGGACGCCGCGCGAACGGGCGCTCTGGGTCGCGTGCTCGCTCGCGGCGGGGCTCGCGGAAGAGGTGACCTACCGCGGTGTCATGTACGTGCTCCTCTGGCGCCTCACCGGCCATCCGTTGCCTGCGGTCCTCATCGCGTCGATCGTGTTCGGCGTCTCGCACTGGCTCCAGGGATGGAAGGGGATGTCGATCATCACGTCGATCGCGCTCGCGATGCACGGGCTCGTTTGGATCTCCGGCTCGCTCTACGTCGCGATCGCCGTCCATGCGCTCTACGATGTCGCCGCCGGTCTCTTCTACGCCAAGTACGGCGACGAGCTGGGCTACCCGCTGGAGCCTCTGCCGCCCCCGGCGCCTGCCTCCTGA
- a CDS encoding alpha/beta hydrolase-fold protein, which translates to MTRWLDYDEVYEGGATRVAGTVKVLKGVESRELGNTRDLLVYLPPSHGTANRTYPTLYMHDGQNLFDAATSYAGEWRADETLEALAGEGIEAIVVGIPNSGTARLAEYSPFEDKLSGAGRARDYVRFVVETVKPLVDDAFRTTGLPEATATIGSSMGGLVSLYAFFERPDVFGLVGAVSPSLGFARQAPLAWLESAPFVGGRIYMDVGTLEGPPRAGDEPSPYVRLVRRAYDALVSKGYAPDRDILYREDEGGRHNEAAWAARLPEALRFLLK; encoded by the coding sequence ATGACGCGCTGGCTCGACTACGACGAGGTCTACGAAGGCGGCGCCACGCGCGTCGCCGGGACGGTCAAGGTCCTGAAGGGTGTCGAGAGCCGCGAGCTCGGGAACACGCGCGATCTCCTCGTCTACCTCCCGCCGTCGCACGGCACCGCGAATCGCACCTACCCGACCCTCTACATGCATGACGGTCAGAACCTGTTCGACGCCGCGACGAGCTACGCCGGGGAGTGGCGCGCCGACGAGACGCTCGAAGCGCTCGCGGGGGAGGGCATCGAGGCCATCGTCGTCGGGATCCCCAACTCGGGGACCGCGCGTCTCGCCGAGTACAGCCCGTTCGAGGACAAGCTCTCGGGCGCGGGGCGCGCGAGGGACTACGTCCGTTTCGTCGTCGAGACGGTGAAGCCGCTCGTCGACGACGCGTTCAGGACGACCGGTCTCCCCGAAGCGACGGCGACGATCGGATCGTCGATGGGCGGGCTCGTCAGCCTCTACGCCTTCTTCGAACGCCCGGACGTCTTCGGGCTCGTCGGCGCCGTGTCGCCGTCGCTCGGCTTCGCGCGGCAGGCGCCGCTCGCCTGGCTCGAGAGCGCGCCGTTCGTCGGCGGACGGATCTACATGGACGTCGGCACGCTCGAGGGGCCGCCGCGGGCCGGAGACGAGCCGAGCCCCTACGTGCGTCTCGTGCGTCGTGCCTACGACGCGCTCGTTTCCAAGGGATACGCGCCCGATCGCGACATCCTCTATCGCGAGGATGAGGGCGGCCGGCACAACGAGGCCGCGTGGGCGGCACGCTTGCCCGAGGCGCTGCGCTTCCTCTTGAAATAA
- a CDS encoding glutathione S-transferase family protein has protein sequence MIQLYRFKYSTNVERVALALAHKKIPTESVWVDPDDRATVRAVSGQDLVPTIVDVDRGRKVVYDSMVIVKYLEESYPERALWPADPARRAETDIFIEWFNRVWKRPPNLIYDELQKPDPDRAKIEAWGAEMAGWLPWFEGLLSGRDYLMGAELSASDVCAFPFLRYALTCEDDDTHLFHDILVEHMPLKGGYPKLSAWIRRMDTRPRV, from the coding sequence GTGATCCAGCTCTACCGGTTCAAGTACTCCACGAACGTCGAGCGCGTCGCGCTCGCCCTCGCGCACAAAAAGATTCCGACCGAATCGGTCTGGGTCGATCCCGACGACCGCGCGACGGTCCGCGCCGTAAGCGGGCAAGACCTCGTCCCGACGATCGTCGACGTCGATCGCGGGCGGAAGGTCGTGTACGACTCGATGGTCATCGTCAAGTACCTCGAGGAGAGTTATCCGGAGCGTGCGCTCTGGCCGGCCGATCCGGCGCGCCGGGCCGAGACGGACATCTTCATCGAGTGGTTCAACCGCGTGTGGAAGCGTCCGCCGAACCTCATCTACGACGAGCTACAGAAGCCCGATCCCGATCGCGCGAAGATCGAAGCGTGGGGCGCCGAGATGGCCGGGTGGCTGCCGTGGTTCGAGGGCTTGCTCTCCGGCCGCGACTACCTCATGGGCGCCGAGCTCTCCGCCTCCGACGTCTGCGCCTTTCCGTTCCTGCGCTACGCCCTGACGTGCGAGGACGACGACACGCACCTCTTCCACGACATCCTCGTCGAGCACATGCCGCTCAAGGGCGGCTACCCCAAGCTCTCGGCATGGATCCGGCGCATGGACACACGCCCACGCGTCTGA